One window from the genome of Methanothermobacter sp. K4 encodes:
- a CDS encoding S1C family serine protease — MDAYSRAVMDASAAVSPSVVRVTTQSKSGSGAAGGGSGVIYTENGHIITNSHVIHGAERIDVNLHTGEHHTAEVVGDDPHTDIAVIKIEPETELQVPEFADSSRVRVGQLALAIGNPFGFQFTVTAGVVSATGRSLRTMTGRLVDGVIQTDAALNPGNSGGPLVDFRGRVLGINTALIRPAQGLCFAIPSNTVREVADKLIKDGKIRRAHLGVSCQNILIRDELREKLGLNSERGVMIASLQDGPAGDAGMMRGDVIVAIDDEPVETVDDIHRILSEEKIDVECHVDIIRGSDACRINVKPSELH, encoded by the coding sequence ATGGATGCATATTCAAGAGCCGTCATGGATGCATCCGCGGCGGTTAGCCCCTCGGTTGTCAGGGTAACAACACAGTCAAAATCAGGAAGTGGAGCAGCAGGCGGAGGCTCAGGGGTCATCTATACAGAGAACGGCCATATAATAACCAACAGCCACGTCATCCACGGGGCAGAGAGGATAGACGTGAACCTCCACACAGGGGAGCACCACACAGCAGAGGTTGTGGGTGATGACCCACACACTGACATTGCAGTCATAAAAATTGAACCTGAAACAGAACTCCAGGTCCCTGAATTTGCAGACTCCAGCAGGGTGAGGGTTGGTCAGCTCGCCCTTGCAATAGGCAACCCCTTTGGCTTCCAGTTCACTGTCACAGCAGGGGTGGTGAGTGCCACAGGGAGATCCCTCAGGACAATGACAGGCAGACTCGTTGATGGGGTCATACAGACAGACGCGGCACTCAACCCTGGAAACTCTGGCGGCCCACTGGTGGACTTCCGCGGAAGGGTACTTGGAATAAACACAGCACTCATAAGGCCGGCCCAGGGGCTCTGCTTTGCCATACCATCAAATACAGTCCGGGAGGTTGCAGATAAACTCATAAAGGACGGTAAAATAAGGAGGGCCCACCTGGGGGTTTCATGCCAGAACATACTCATCAGGGATGAACTACGGGAAAAACTCGGCTTAAACTCAGAGAGGGGTGTGATGATAGCATCACTCCAGGATGGTCCGGCAGGGGACGCTGGAATGATGAGGGGCGATGTGATAGTGGCAATCGATGATGAGCCTGTTGAGACAGTTGACGACATCCACAGGATACTCAGTGAGGAAAAAATCGACGTGGAATGTCATGTGGATATAATAAGGGGATCAGATGCCTGCAGGATCAATGTAAAGCCCTCAGAGCTCCACTGA
- a CDS encoding MoxR family ATPase — protein sequence MKPSEKLDEIDSSLRGVGYVPGREILITLFLALELGKPILVEGPPGTGKTMLARKAAEALGREFFRIQCYEGITFEQIVGEWNYQKQLLSLERSRISGSQEDVFSEEYFIKRPLLSAFINEKPSVLLIDEIDKADEEVESFLLQALGEKQITVNDLGTFDLRNDIMVFLTSNSQRNLLDETRDRCLYIHIDYPDPEREMEIVRTHVPSAPAALVQETVMFINRIRELGVIKKPSIRATVDWLRTLMALGKEHIDRETAEETLGVVIKNRADEGKVRGLVESLDES from the coding sequence ATGAAACCATCAGAAAAACTGGATGAGATTGACTCATCACTGAGGGGTGTGGGCTACGTACCAGGCAGGGAGATCCTGATAACACTCTTTCTGGCACTGGAACTTGGAAAGCCCATCCTTGTGGAGGGTCCCCCAGGCACAGGAAAGACAATGCTGGCCAGAAAGGCAGCCGAGGCCCTTGGAAGGGAATTCTTCAGGATACAGTGCTACGAGGGCATAACATTTGAACAGATAGTTGGGGAATGGAACTACCAGAAGCAGCTTCTGAGCCTTGAAAGGTCCAGGATCAGCGGATCCCAAGAGGACGTCTTCAGCGAGGAGTACTTCATAAAGAGACCCCTTCTATCAGCATTCATCAATGAGAAACCATCAGTTCTCCTCATAGATGAAATAGATAAGGCCGACGAGGAGGTTGAGAGTTTCTTGCTTCAGGCACTTGGAGAAAAACAGATAACAGTCAATGACCTTGGAACCTTTGACCTCAGAAATGATATAATGGTCTTCCTCACATCCAACTCCCAGCGAAACCTCCTGGATGAGACAAGGGACAGGTGCCTCTATATCCACATCGACTACCCTGACCCTGAACGTGAAATGGAGATTGTGAGGACGCACGTCCCCTCAGCACCCGCTGCTCTGGTTCAGGAGACCGTCATGTTCATAAACAGGATAAGGGAACTGGGCGTTATAAAGAAACCCTCAATAAGGGCAACGGTGGACTGGCTCCGGACCCTCATGGCCCTTGGAAAGGAACACATTGACAGGGAAACAGCTGAGGAGACCCTGGGTGTCGTTATAAAAAACAGGGCAGACGAGGGCAAGGTCCGGGGACTTGTGGAATCCCTTGATGAGAGTTAA
- a CDS encoding VWA domain-containing protein → MEKIILLSNILRNKGIPVSIRSTKDAFSAYKIFKNRPELRDALFSVYVKDMRHFKAFMDAYNEVFGFLDEESDESSGSGKGERIRSSEEQTPGEVTEGINIEELAEIQPEILDVFDPGTDETQVLDRDMSTLNSFDPEIFELCRRLGMKIANRRSRRLRRSKKMRPDIRRSIRKNMKHGGTIIELMRSEPRERKSQHIFLSDVSGSCDWISNWFFCIVYAAQKTFYRSRFFDFDSRVIETTHLLDEDDLYDAFRNLRESRIRNLMLHGTSNMYTAFSDFLENVNFTGKSCIVILSDCRDWAGPRKDGVPESAELVAEMSERARKVLILNPEPKKKWDVVDSCVSIYRDAGAAVREVRTLRQLAEVIEGL, encoded by the coding sequence ATGGAGAAGATCATCCTTCTTTCAAACATTTTAAGGAATAAGGGAATTCCCGTCAGTATAAGGAGCACCAAAGACGCATTTTCAGCCTATAAAATATTCAAAAACAGACCTGAGCTCAGGGATGCACTCTTTTCAGTTTATGTTAAGGACATGAGGCACTTCAAAGCTTTTATGGACGCATATAATGAAGTTTTTGGGTTTCTGGATGAAGAAAGTGATGAATCATCCGGTTCAGGGAAGGGTGAGAGAATTAGGTCTTCAGAGGAACAGACCCCCGGTGAGGTCACAGAGGGCATAAATATTGAGGAATTGGCTGAAATTCAACCTGAAATCTTGGACGTGTTTGACCCCGGAACCGATGAGACCCAGGTCCTTGACAGGGATATGTCCACCCTTAACTCATTCGACCCGGAGATATTTGAGCTCTGCCGCAGACTGGGAATGAAGATTGCCAATAGAAGATCCAGGAGGCTCCGCCGTTCAAAGAAGATGCGACCCGATATAAGGCGGAGCATAAGGAAGAACATGAAGCATGGTGGCACAATAATTGAGCTCATGAGGTCAGAGCCCAGGGAAAGAAAGAGCCAGCACATATTCCTCAGTGATGTGAGCGGGTCCTGCGACTGGATAAGCAACTGGTTCTTCTGCATAGTCTACGCGGCCCAGAAGACGTTCTACAGGTCACGGTTCTTTGACTTCGACAGCAGGGTCATTGAAACGACCCACCTCCTTGATGAGGATGACCTCTATGATGCCTTCAGGAACCTCAGGGAGTCCAGGATAAGGAACCTCATGCTCCATGGGACATCAAACATGTACACTGCCTTCAGCGACTTTCTTGAAAATGTTAATTTCACTGGAAAATCATGTATAGTGATCCTGTCAGACTGCAGGGACTGGGCAGGTCCAAGAAAGGATGGGGTCCCTGAAAGCGCTGAACTGGTGGCTGAAATGTCTGAGAGGGCAAGGAAGGTCCTCATACTGAACCCCGAACCAAAAAAGAAGTGGGACGTTGTTGACAGCTGTGTTTCAATTTACAGGGATGCCGGTGCAGCTGTGAGGGAGGTCAGGACCTTAAGGCAGCTTGCAGAGGTTATAGAAGGCCTTTGA
- the nucS gene encoding endonuclease NucS: protein MKCRVSENPSRSEAYRLLEEGIKKRALIVILACCSASYEGRARSSLGAGERLIVIKPDGTFMVHQDRKVDPVNWQPPRSRCRVYMKGGSLFLESIRRSPEERLEVELHETHLISFYLPRDMHELTVSGHESDMGDMIIMHPHLIEPGFRPVAREYATSTGFIDILGKDENGSLMIIELKSRRAGVSAVKQLRRYVEEFSDDRVGVRGILVAPSITPDALEMLEDEGLEFREIEPPRELKSNRGVTLDNFL from the coding sequence ATGAAATGCAGGGTATCTGAAAATCCATCCAGAAGTGAGGCGTACCGGCTGCTAGAGGAGGGTATAAAGAAAAGGGCGCTGATAGTGATACTTGCCTGTTGCAGTGCATCCTATGAGGGGCGTGCCAGGAGCAGTCTTGGTGCCGGTGAGAGGCTCATAGTCATAAAACCGGATGGAACATTCATGGTCCACCAGGACAGAAAGGTGGACCCTGTTAACTGGCAGCCCCCCAGATCAAGGTGCAGGGTCTACATGAAGGGTGGAAGCCTCTTTCTTGAAAGTATCAGGAGGTCCCCTGAGGAGCGCCTTGAGGTTGAGCTCCATGAGACACACCTCATCTCCTTCTACCTTCCAAGGGATATGCATGAGCTCACTGTATCGGGTCATGAAAGCGACATGGGGGACATGATAATAATGCACCCCCACCTCATCGAGCCTGGCTTCAGACCCGTTGCCAGGGAATATGCCACCAGCACAGGTTTCATTGACATTCTGGGTAAGGACGAGAATGGTTCACTCATGATAATTGAACTTAAAAGCAGAAGGGCCGGGGTGAGCGCTGTTAAGCAGCTCAGGAGATATGTGGAGGAATTCAGTGATGACCGGGTGGGTGTGAGGGGCATTCTTGTGGCCCCATCAATAACCCCTGATGCCCTGGAGATGCTGGAGGATGAGGGACTGGAGTTCAGGGAGATCGAGCCCCCCAGGGAACTTAAATCAAACAGGGGTGTTACACTGGACAACTTCCTCTGA
- a CDS encoding M48 family metallopeptidase has protein sequence MIKEFVIGTELAPAYYGDLLEFIRRYYLMPGDFTEIRRDGLRLVFRAWMDEGIIYGEIIAGENLKLILEYPAELGEWAEAIYEDIFTSIQAFEDLMRQHTVYFAWVEGEDIIPERPPTGRGMASKGIFGSSMLLVYVLFFGVNIILFIILGFYAVIAILLMQLGIILLSDRIYARMGEWVITPENPSVHIIQFQLPEDEFKFFIDKMGNEAILKIKREIYRLSLAEKRPPTCEDARGVLERYGFRCNPLYERSRTVNLYSIIEDAAGAFGIPVPRIVLSNTMIANAAATGPSPRRGLVLVTTGLLVQLTDEEVLAVIGHEMGHLVGRDPIILFSIVSAEFVMRLTVLLPVVLVSPLLYIIIAMGIIFFVAKFFEARADLLSAMVIGKPEVLARALRKIGYQKLALEKSGSQRISGWTAWDPHPPIYFRIKRLENLRDYENVKSPLIRSAVDVVRGFRDSLRQFF, from the coding sequence ATGATAAAGGAATTTGTTATAGGAACCGAGCTTGCACCGGCATATTACGGGGATCTCCTTGAATTCATCCGGCGCTACTACCTCATGCCCGGTGACTTCACCGAAATAAGAAGGGACGGCCTGAGGCTTGTTTTCAGGGCATGGATGGATGAGGGGATAATATACGGTGAGATAATCGCCGGCGAAAACCTCAAACTGATCCTTGAATACCCTGCGGAACTCGGGGAATGGGCAGAGGCCATATATGAGGATATATTCACATCCATACAGGCATTTGAGGATCTGATGAGGCAGCACACAGTATACTTCGCCTGGGTGGAGGGAGAGGACATAATCCCTGAAAGGCCCCCGACAGGGAGGGGAATGGCATCAAAGGGCATATTCGGAAGCAGCATGCTCCTTGTCTACGTCCTCTTCTTTGGTGTCAACATAATCCTGTTCATCATCCTGGGATTCTATGCAGTTATAGCGATCCTCCTCATGCAGCTCGGCATAATACTCCTCTCAGACCGCATATACGCCAGGATGGGTGAATGGGTTATAACCCCTGAAAACCCCAGCGTCCACATAATCCAGTTCCAGCTCCCTGAAGACGAATTCAAATTCTTCATAGATAAGATGGGTAATGAAGCGATCCTGAAAATCAAACGTGAAATTTACAGGCTTTCCCTTGCAGAGAAGAGGCCCCCCACATGTGAGGATGCAAGGGGGGTCCTTGAAAGGTACGGATTCAGGTGCAATCCACTCTATGAGAGGTCAAGGACCGTTAACCTTTACTCCATAATTGAGGACGCTGCCGGGGCATTCGGGATACCGGTACCAAGGATTGTTCTCTCAAACACCATGATAGCAAACGCCGCTGCAACAGGTCCAAGCCCCCGAAGAGGGCTGGTGCTTGTAACAACTGGCCTCCTGGTCCAGTTAACCGACGAGGAGGTGCTTGCGGTTATAGGGCATGAAATGGGGCACCTTGTCGGGCGGGACCCCATAATACTCTTCAGCATAGTGTCTGCCGAGTTCGTAATGAGACTCACGGTATTACTGCCGGTTGTGCTGGTCTCCCCCCTCCTCTACATAATCATTGCGATGGGCATAATATTCTTCGTGGCCAAGTTCTTTGAGGCAAGGGCGGACCTACTCTCTGCAATGGTTATAGGAAAACCGGAGGTCCTTGCGAGGGCCCTCAGAAAAATAGGTTACCAGAAACTCGCACTTGAGAAGTCTGGCTCCCAGAGGATATCAGGGTGGACAGCCTGGGACCCACACCCACCCATATACTTCAGGATAAAGCGGCTTGAAAATCTGAGGGATTATGAGAACGTGAAAAGTCCCCTCATCAGATCAGCGGTTGATGTGGTACGGGGATTCAGGGACTCTCTAAGGCAGTTCTTTTAG
- a CDS encoding ferredoxin, with amino-acid sequence MYRLELDRTMCISCGNCIESCPELFEFADDGISSLLGVEVSDLQVKEFDDPSCSEKAASNCPVMCIKLYRDGEEIT; translated from the coding sequence ATGTACAGGCTTGAACTCGATAGGACCATGTGCATATCATGTGGAAACTGTATTGAAAGCTGCCCGGAACTCTTTGAATTTGCGGATGATGGTATTTCATCCCTGTTGGGGGTTGAAGTATCTGACCTTCAGGTTAAGGAATTTGATGACCCATCATGCAGCGAAAAGGCGGCATCCAACTGCCCTGTCATGTGCATAAAACTTTACAGGGATGGTGAAGAGATCACATAA
- a CDS encoding alpha/beta fold hydrolase, with the protein MEEGRPSYFHLGEFRFESGEKLRNVKVEYKTIGEPSRNDEGEIDNAVVYIHGWSGDFSSVKRIDDLTAPGGALEGFFIISMSSLGSPGSASPSTTSLGDEFPPYTILDMVNFQRQFLNERFGITKVRGVIGTSMGGFQALQWAAEYPDEMEFLMPLVTSWRTRGVNYALFSYMNHLIESDPDFAGGRKPRRALSLSSMLMYLYGLSREYYNGLENSELESAMVDMGSEGKLMDPYDVLWRNRAAMNHDLEGKLGRIRARTLIFGVNQDQYFPPELDTIPMSELIPGSEVILFDSECGHLGVNEIGKYGELIASFIKGDSE; encoded by the coding sequence ATGGAGGAAGGCCGACCATCATACTTTCATCTTGGTGAATTCAGATTTGAATCAGGAGAAAAACTCAGGAACGTGAAGGTTGAATACAAAACAATCGGAGAACCCTCCCGAAATGATGAGGGTGAGATAGATAATGCTGTCGTCTATATACATGGGTGGAGTGGGGACTTTTCTTCAGTTAAAAGGATTGATGACCTCACAGCACCCGGAGGCGCCCTTGAAGGGTTCTTTATAATATCAATGAGCTCCCTGGGCTCCCCGGGTTCGGCTTCACCATCCACAACATCACTTGGAGATGAATTTCCCCCCTACACCATACTTGACATGGTGAACTTCCAGAGACAGTTTCTCAATGAGAGATTTGGCATAACAAAGGTCAGGGGCGTCATAGGGACGTCAATGGGCGGATTTCAGGCGCTTCAGTGGGCTGCAGAGTACCCTGATGAGATGGAGTTCCTCATGCCCCTTGTAACCTCCTGGAGAACAAGGGGAGTTAACTATGCACTCTTCAGTTACATGAACCACCTCATTGAGTCAGATCCTGACTTTGCCGGGGGCAGAAAACCCAGAAGGGCACTGTCACTCTCATCCATGCTCATGTACCTCTATGGACTCTCAAGGGAATACTACAACGGCCTTGAAAACAGTGAACTGGAGTCGGCAATGGTGGATATGGGGTCAGAGGGAAAACTCATGGACCCATATGATGTTCTGTGGAGGAACAGGGCCGCCATGAACCATGACCTTGAGGGTAAGCTCGGCAGGATAAGGGCAAGGACCCTCATATTCGGGGTGAACCAGGACCAGTACTTCCCACCGGAACTTGACACGATCCCAATGTCTGAACTCATACCTGGTTCTGAGGTGATTCTATTTGATTCTGAATGCGGACATCTTGGAGTGAATGAGATAGGTAAATATGGTGAACTCATAGCTTCATTCATTAAAGGTGACAGTGAATAA
- a CDS encoding DUF5750 family protein: MKVEDFGFSEDKCMNYVLYRVSDIDDDVRKKLMERLEEDTEEDNGDLLITVFYAPEYFPFGSEEAKVRMDDFIAREEIEMTVFLSSVLED; the protein is encoded by the coding sequence GTGAAGGTTGAGGATTTTGGCTTCAGTGAGGATAAATGCATGAACTATGTACTCTACAGGGTGTCAGACATCGATGATGATGTCAGAAAGAAACTCATGGAGAGACTTGAAGAGGACACAGAGGAGGATAACGGAGACCTTCTGATAACAGTTTTCTATGCACCGGAGTATTTCCCCTTTGGCTCAGAGGAGGCAAAGGTGCGTATGGACGACTTCATTGCAAGGGAGGAAATTGAGATGACCGTATTCCTCTCCAGTGTCCTCGAGGACTGA
- a CDS encoding HIT family protein, which yields MKFDGYEFGEYLYERKRWAVFLAPNQSNLGTCVVALKRREEFLGNLKKDEWDEMLLIISELENAVRNAFGAAMFNWGVLLNSFYRENTPPPQLHWHFIPRYRSEVIVNGEVFDDPFFGYMRPRPPRNISGETFQEIRNKMLAWIKR from the coding sequence GTGAAATTTGATGGCTACGAGTTTGGTGAATACCTCTATGAGAGAAAGAGGTGGGCTGTGTTCCTTGCACCAAACCAGAGCAACCTTGGAACGTGTGTAGTAGCCCTCAAAAGGAGGGAGGAGTTTCTCGGAAACCTAAAAAAGGATGAATGGGATGAAATGCTTCTTATAATATCTGAACTTGAAAATGCAGTGAGAAATGCATTTGGGGCCGCCATGTTCAACTGGGGCGTCCTTCTTAACTCCTTCTACCGTGAAAACACCCCTCCACCACAACTGCACTGGCACTTCATACCCCGCTACAGAAGTGAGGTAATAGTAAATGGAGAGGTCTTTGATGATCCTTTCTTTGGTTACATGAGGCCGAGACCCCCAAGGAATATCTCAGGGGAAACTTTCCAGGAAATACGGAATAAAATGCTGGCCTGGATAAAAAGGTAG
- a CDS encoding ferritin-like domain-containing protein, which produces MDTERIIELLNIDFRHELEATMMYTYNAFVIEDCDLSRLTEGIAADEMRHMWWLADLITKRGGRPSMEIGEVDYLGEDIIEAIERQIQKETEGIEEYERQIEIIDDDEVTGVLRHIVDEEKRHRKEFRERLERLR; this is translated from the coding sequence ATGGATACTGAAAGGATAATAGAACTCCTGAATATTGACTTCCGTCATGAGCTTGAGGCGACCATGATGTACACCTACAACGCATTTGTTATAGAGGACTGTGACCTAAGCAGACTCACAGAGGGCATCGCAGCAGATGAGATGAGACACATGTGGTGGCTTGCAGACCTCATAACAAAAAGAGGCGGCAGACCCTCCATGGAGATCGGCGAAGTGGATTACCTTGGTGAAGATATAATAGAGGCCATTGAAAGGCAGATTCAGAAGGAAACAGAGGGTATTGAGGAGTACGAGAGGCAGATAGAGATAATTGATGATGATGAGGTTACAGGGGTTTTAAGGCACATAGTGGATGAGGAAAAGAGGCACCGTAAGGAGTTCAGGGAGCGGCTGGAGCGTCTTCGATAG
- a CDS encoding DUF362 domain-containing protein, translated as MPAEVYFSDFRARSRNENRGMKIQRIFDAAFGEPFSGDDIVAVKVHFGERGNDSYVSPVLVRHVIERIRESGASPFLTDTNTLYYGSRHNSVDHIETAILNGFDYSVAGAPLIIADGIHGNNEVTVPVKGRHFSEVKIAGDIAEASAMVVISHFKGHGMSGFGGALKNLAMGCATIQGKIEQHECAKPMVMGECTECGECISECPLDAMTLHDGVMIEYDRCIACMNCLDTCPQGVFDLDWERDIPEFIERMMEYALGVTSTIDRIFYLNFLMDITPDCDCVPWSDRKIVPDIGVLASEDPVAVDAASYHLVNQQEGIRDSMLEKNLGSGEDKFRGVWGNVDGTHQLTYAEELGIGVCDYSLIEIQ; from the coding sequence ATGCCAGCGGAGGTTTATTTTTCAGATTTCAGGGCAAGGTCCAGGAACGAGAACAGAGGCATGAAGATACAGAGGATATTTGATGCGGCCTTTGGCGAACCCTTCTCTGGGGATGACATAGTGGCTGTTAAGGTGCACTTTGGTGAGCGGGGCAACGACTCATATGTGAGCCCTGTTCTGGTGCGCCACGTAATTGAAAGGATAAGGGAGAGCGGGGCATCGCCTTTCCTCACAGATACCAACACCCTCTACTATGGTTCAAGGCATAATTCGGTTGATCACATTGAAACAGCCATACTCAATGGTTTTGACTATTCTGTTGCCGGCGCACCGCTTATAATTGCAGATGGAATTCATGGAAACAATGAGGTAACGGTGCCTGTGAAGGGAAGGCACTTCAGTGAGGTTAAAATAGCAGGGGACATTGCCGAGGCGTCAGCAATGGTTGTCATATCACACTTCAAGGGTCACGGGATGAGCGGCTTTGGAGGGGCCCTCAAAAACCTTGCGATGGGATGCGCCACCATCCAGGGAAAGATTGAACAGCACGAATGCGCAAAACCCATGGTGATGGGTGAATGCACTGAATGCGGGGAGTGCATATCTGAATGTCCTCTGGATGCCATGACCCTCCATGATGGCGTCATGATAGAATACGATAGGTGCATTGCCTGCATGAACTGCCTTGACACCTGCCCCCAGGGTGTATTTGACCTTGACTGGGAGAGGGACATACCTGAGTTCATTGAACGGATGATGGAATACGCCCTAGGGGTAACTTCTACCATTGACAGGATATTCTACCTGAACTTCCTCATGGATATAACACCTGACTGTGACTGTGTACCCTGGAGTGACAGGAAAATAGTTCCTGACATAGGGGTTCTGGCATCAGAGGATCCTGTTGCAGTAGATGCTGCCAGTTACCACCTTGTGAACCAGCAGGAGGGAATCAGGGATTCAATGCTTGAGAAAAATCTGGGGAGTGGTGAGGATAAATTCAGGGGAGTATGGGGTAACGTTGATGGAACACATCAGCTTACATATGCAGAGGAACTGGGTATAGGCGTGTGTGATTACAGTCTGATTGAGATACAATAA
- the nadA gene encoding quinolinate synthase codes for MLNQLQRDILKLKKEKNAIILAHNYQKKEIQEIADFKGDSLELCIKASEIHDRDMVVFCGVDFMAETAYILNPDKKILIPDRGAECPMAHMLTAEDVRKARERYPDAAVVLYVNTLAEAKAEADILCTSANAVKVVESLDEDLILFGPDRNLAWYVQQNTDKRIIPIPENGYCYVHKMFTVADVAAKREEYPDAELLVHPECDPEVQELADHILSTGGMLRRVLESDSKRFIIGTEVDMTTRIGLESDKETIPLLAEAICENMKLHTLEKVKNSLVNEEFVVTVPDDVAERARRAVERMIEVSRQG; via the coding sequence ATGTTAAATCAGCTGCAAAGGGATATTCTGAAGTTGAAAAAGGAGAAAAACGCTATCATACTTGCCCATAACTATCAGAAAAAGGAGATACAGGAAATCGCAGATTTTAAAGGTGACTCACTTGAACTCTGCATTAAGGCAAGTGAAATACATGATAGGGACATGGTTGTCTTCTGTGGAGTGGACTTCATGGCTGAAACCGCCTACATCCTCAACCCTGATAAGAAGATCCTGATACCCGACAGGGGTGCGGAGTGTCCCATGGCACACATGCTCACTGCAGAGGACGTCAGGAAGGCCAGGGAAAGGTACCCTGACGCCGCAGTTGTCCTATATGTTAACACCCTTGCAGAGGCAAAGGCAGAGGCGGATATACTCTGCACATCTGCAAATGCCGTCAAGGTCGTTGAAAGTCTGGATGAGGACCTCATACTCTTTGGACCCGACAGAAACCTTGCATGGTATGTTCAGCAGAATACCGACAAGAGGATAATCCCCATCCCAGAAAACGGCTACTGCTACGTCCATAAGATGTTCACTGTCGCCGATGTGGCTGCAAAGAGGGAGGAGTACCCCGACGCTGAGCTCCTCGTCCACCCGGAATGTGACCCTGAAGTTCAGGAACTGGCGGATCACATCCTGAGCACCGGGGGAATGCTACGCAGGGTTCTGGAGTCAGACAGTAAGCGTTTCATAATCGGGACAGAGGTTGACATGACAACACGTATAGGCCTTGAATCAGATAAGGAAACAATCCCCCTCCTGGCAGAGGCCATATGTGAAAACATGAAACTGCACACACTTGAGAAGGTTAAAAATTCACTGGTCAATGAGGAATTCGTTGTAACGGTTCCTGATGATGTGGCTGAAAGGGCCAGGAGGGCTGTTGAGAGGATGATAGAGGTATCCCGTCAAGGGTAA
- a CDS encoding roadblock/LC7 domain-containing protein translates to MCVERTSDGGFRILEEIVGEILEGEGVEGVIVTDSSGSILYRRGAFGRNLGSMASVMADASGKLLKRAGQGEYQSAVMEFPGGKMVLLNDDLHLLVLADKRSNLGKVILLARRVMKRLSGPEILRELEYIRDSSAEGIKSTMESETGLYPESGGSETSPTTQPGGSSVSGIHAGDEINVKVEEQKDEAPGQEQVTVPETSTDVVREQREILKKPDIEKPEPPEEKIEKPIMEDKVKVSMESAAIPEVKPPLSLPELRSVDVPADPEARKETALLIYEHILLAMSIGASKIMGVAPAGGMLRKSLPREECSITLDGVGVLSNASVDFKKLRENISAAGYSLEEIKRDMEIIITSITENYGRVMGYGAFRGMIRPEFTAIYRAYRDAMDELGITETIHQELRQIWD, encoded by the coding sequence TTGTGCGTAGAGAGAACATCTGATGGGGGTTTTAGAATACTTGAAGAGATAGTTGGTGAAATCCTGGAAGGTGAAGGTGTTGAGGGGGTAATCGTAACTGACAGTTCAGGCAGCATCCTCTACCGCAGGGGAGCCTTCGGCAGAAACCTTGGATCCATGGCCAGTGTAATGGCAGATGCCTCAGGTAAACTCCTCAAAAGGGCGGGGCAGGGCGAATATCAGTCTGCTGTTATGGAGTTCCCTGGCGGAAAGATGGTCCTGCTCAACGATGACCTCCACCTTCTTGTGCTTGCAGATAAAAGGTCAAACCTTGGAAAGGTGATCCTCCTTGCAAGAAGGGTTATGAAGAGACTTTCAGGTCCTGAAATACTCCGTGAACTGGAATATATCAGGGACTCATCAGCTGAGGGGATTAAATCAACCATGGAGTCTGAGACGGGTTTATATCCTGAATCTGGAGGTTCTGAGACAAGTCCCACCACCCAACCTGGAGGTTCCAGCGTCAGTGGGATCCATGCAGGTGATGAGATCAATGTTAAGGTTGAAGAACAGAAAGATGAAGCCCCAGGGCAGGAGCAGGTAACTGTGCCTGAGACCAGCACCGATGTGGTGCGTGAACAGAGGGAAATACTCAAAAAACCTGACATTGAAAAACCAGAGCCGCCGGAAGAGAAAATAGAAAAACCAATAATGGAAGACAAAGTTAAAGTGTCAATGGAGTCAGCAGCCATTCCTGAGGTGAAGCCGCCACTATCCCTTCCAGAACTCAGATCCGTTGATGTCCCAGCTGACCCCGAAGCCCGGAAGGAGACAGCACTTCTTATATATGAGCACATCCTCCTTGCGATGTCAATCGGCGCCAGTAAAATAATGGGTGTGGCCCCTGCCGGGGGTATGCTCCGCAAATCCCTTCCACGCGAGGAATGTTCCATCACCCTTGATGGTGTTGGTGTCCTCAGCAATGCATCAGTTGACTTCAAAAAATTGAGGGAAAACATCTCAGCTGCAGGTTACAGCCTTGAGGAGATAAAGAGGGATATGGAAATAATAATCACATCAATAACAGAGAATTACGGGCGTGTTATGGGATATGGTGCATTCAGGGGCATGATAAGGCCGGAGTTTACAGCCATCTACAGGGCCTACAGGGATGCTATGGATGAACTTGGGATAACAGAGACCATCCATCAGGAGTTAAGGCAGATATGGGATTAA